In Phaseolus vulgaris cultivar G19833 chromosome 10, P. vulgaris v2.0, whole genome shotgun sequence, a single genomic region encodes these proteins:
- the LOC137818863 gene encoding protein-ribulosamine 3-kinase, chloroplastic isoform X5, with amino-acid sequence MSMSEDPVREWILSEGKATKITKISPVGGGCINLASRYDTDAGSFFVKTNRSIGSSMFEAEALGLEAMYETGTICVPKPYKFGPLPNGGSFIIMEFIQFGASRGYQSELGKKLAEMHKAGKSSKGYGFDVDNTIGSTPQINTWSSDWIQFYGEHRLGYQLKLLLDRFGDRAIYEKGQRLVKSMGRLFANVVIEPCLLHGDLWSGNISSNRNGEPVILDPACYYGHSEAEFGMSWCAGFGGSFYDSYFKVMPKQPGFEERRDLYMLYHYLNHYNLFGSGYRSSAMSIIDDYLAFLSA; translated from the exons ATGAGCATGAGTGAGGATCCGGTTCGTGAGTGGATTCTTTCAGAAGGGAAAGCTAcaaagataaccaaaattagcCCTGTTGGTGGTGGTTGTATCAATCTTGCTAGTCGCTATGATACCGATGCTGGTTCCTTCTTTGTTAAAACAAACAG GAGTATTGGATCATCCATGTTTGAAGCCGAGGCTCTCGGTTTAGAAGCTATGTATGAAACCGGGACTATCTGTGTACCTAAGCCCTATAAG TTTGGACCTCTACCTAATGGTGGTTCTTTCATCATCATGGAATTCATACAATTTGGTGCATCTAGAGGCTATCAG TCTGAACTAGGGAAGAAGCTTGCTGAAATGCATAAAGCTGGAAAGTCCAGTAAAGGCTATGGTTTCGACGTTGATAACACCATTGGCAG CACTCCACAAATAAACACCTGGTCATCAGATTGGATTCAATTTTATGGAGAGCATAGATTGGGTTACCAGTTGAAGTTATTATTGGACCGATTCGGTGACAGAGCCATTTACGAAAAAG GACAGAGACTAGTGAAAAGCATGGGACGCCTTTTTGCCAATGTGGTGATAGAACCATGCTTGCTACATGGAGACCTCTGGAGTGGAAACATTAGCTCTAACAGAAATGGAGAGCCTGTCATATTGGACCCAGCATGTTATT ATGGACACAGTGAAGCAGAATTCGGCATGTCTTGGTGTGCAGGCTTTGGAGGCTCATTCTATGATTCTTATTTTAAG GTGATGCCTAAACAACCAGGCTTTGAGGAGAGGAGAGACCTTTATATGCTGTATCACTATTTAAATCATTATAATCTCTTTGGTTCTGGATATCGATCATCTGCCATGTCTATAATTGATGATTATCTTGCATTTTTAAGTGCTTAG
- the LOC137818925 gene encoding two-component response regulator ARR14-like isoform X1 — protein MDRYKFQSIDSKKYYCPVLGLKVLVLDSNFRCLAAVSRMLHTLGYEVVTASLASEALFIVEEKRNELNLALIEVHLPDMEIGLLTQKIRELSTMPYFLMTANNNTPTELLGSKLYFQKPLKISDLSSLWKYVLWQIEDGRIVTGGVEGFGGIQSQEIIANNNRECQSFMNTGGQTPRSVIIEEHKHKIGGKQSESLMLGRKRLSRTHDSHMNFFGGELAGTSAPPNQRNQLRNVPGLAIQNIESHFQQYLEQANPIQQYNNVHSSDLNMGLQHLFQNYNDSRKRRQLHNRHIHICDCMHRHSLHNPLLDFLNSSDQTSTFGQNRFYLQQREPYGAARYTSGSGEFMNNVSGVQGTENAMDGKVFSEDTCIYCVDDLSVQSEMDFSTLLSKDMCQQFPPPLPIPLLPSDGKEHGISGAKTDEIFYPPNGTQKFSDEDLNICLSMYNP, from the exons ATGGACAGATACAAGTTCCAATCAATTGATTCAAAGAAATACTATTGTCCAGTACTGGGTTTGAAAGTTTTGGTCCTAGATAGCAACTTCAGATGCCTTGCAGCTGTGTCAAGAATGCTTCATACCCTTGGATATGAAG TTGTGACCGCTTCACTTGCTTCTGAGGCATTATTCATTGTTGAGGAGAAGAGGAATGAGCTTAACCTTGCACTTATTGAGGTTCACTTACCTGACATGGAAATAGGTTTGCTGACTCAGAAAATAAGAGAATTATCAACCATGCCATATTTCC TTATGACTGCTAATAATAACACTCCCACGGAGCTGTTAGGATCTAAACTGTATTTTCAAAAGCCACTTAAGATTTCTGATCTAAGCAGTCTCTGGAAGTATGTCTTGTGGCAGATAGAAGATGGAAGAATTGTAACTGGGGGTGTAGAGGGCTTTGGGGGGATTCAGTCACAGGAAATTATTGCAAACAACAATAGAGAATGTCAGTCATTCATGAACACAGGAGGACAGACTCCCCGGAGTGTAATAATTGAAgaacataaacataaaatagGTGGAAAACAAAGTGAATCATTAATGCTGGGTAGGAAGAGGCTTAGCCGGACTCATGATTCACATATGAATTTCTTCGGAGGTGAATTGGCTGGAACCAGTG CTCCACCAAATCAAAGAAACCAGCTTAGGAATGTACCAGGACTTGCAATACAGAACATTGAAAGCCATTTCCAG CAATATTTGGAACAAGCTAATCCAATTCAACAGTACAACAATGTACATTCATCTGATTTGAATATGGGATTGCAGCATCTGTTTCAGAATTACAATGATAGCAGGAAAAGGCGTCAATTGCACAACCGTCATATTCATATCTGTGATTGCATGCATCGGCATTCTCTACATAACCCTTTACTTGATTTTCTAAATTCAAGTGATCAGACATCAACTTTCGGTCAAAATCGATTCTATCTACAGCAGCGGGAACCATATGGTGCTGCACGCTACACATCTGGCTCTGGTGAATTTATGAACAATGTTAGTGGGGTCCAAGGGACTGAAAATGCTATGGATGGAAAAGTTTTCAGTGAGGACACATGTATCTATTGTGTGGATGATCTTTCAGTACAAAGTGAAATGGATTTTTCAACACTGTTATCCAAGGACATGTGCCAACAATTTCCACCACCACTTCCCATTCCTCTTTTACCATCAGATGGAAAAGAACATGGCATTTCTGGGGCCAAAACAGATGAAATTTTTTACCCTCCTAATGGAACTCAGAAGTTTAGTGATGAGGATTTAAATATCTGCTTATCAATGTATAATCCCTG A
- the LOC137818863 gene encoding protein-ribulosamine 3-kinase, chloroplastic isoform X3 produces MRVMSSSTCFTSLPPFFPSSLTKTTKPSPIYSCLLEFSMSMSEDPVREWILSEGKATKITKISPVGGGCINLASRYDTDAGSFFVKTNRSIGSSMFEAEALGLEAMYETGTICVPKPYKFGPLPNGGSFIIMEFIQFGASRGYQSELGKKLAEMHKAGKSSKGYGFDVDNTIGSTPQINTWSSDWIQFYGEHRLGYQLKLLLDRFGDRAIYEKGQRLVKSMGRLFANVVIEPCLLHGDLWSGNISSNRNGEPVILDPACYYGHSEAEFGMSWCAGFGGSFYDSYFKSNQIAFCQLTSIKKLVIWFFCELSLSKENMFLAFQSN; encoded by the exons ATGAGAGTCATGTCCTCTTCTACATGCTTCACTTCACTTCCTCCATTTTTTCCATCTTCTCTCACCAAAACCACTAAACCATCACCAA TTTATAGTTGTTTGTTAGAGTTCAGCATGAGCATGAGTGAGGATCCGGTTCGTGAGTGGATTCTTTCAGAAGGGAAAGCTAcaaagataaccaaaattagcCCTGTTGGTGGTGGTTGTATCAATCTTGCTAGTCGCTATGATACCGATGCTGGTTCCTTCTTTGTTAAAACAAACAG GAGTATTGGATCATCCATGTTTGAAGCCGAGGCTCTCGGTTTAGAAGCTATGTATGAAACCGGGACTATCTGTGTACCTAAGCCCTATAAG TTTGGACCTCTACCTAATGGTGGTTCTTTCATCATCATGGAATTCATACAATTTGGTGCATCTAGAGGCTATCAG TCTGAACTAGGGAAGAAGCTTGCTGAAATGCATAAAGCTGGAAAGTCCAGTAAAGGCTATGGTTTCGACGTTGATAACACCATTGGCAG CACTCCACAAATAAACACCTGGTCATCAGATTGGATTCAATTTTATGGAGAGCATAGATTGGGTTACCAGTTGAAGTTATTATTGGACCGATTCGGTGACAGAGCCATTTACGAAAAAG GACAGAGACTAGTGAAAAGCATGGGACGCCTTTTTGCCAATGTGGTGATAGAACCATGCTTGCTACATGGAGACCTCTGGAGTGGAAACATTAGCTCTAACAGAAATGGAGAGCCTGTCATATTGGACCCAGCATGTTATT ATGGACACAGTGAAGCAGAATTCGGCATGTCTTGGTGTGCAGGCTTTGGAGGCTCATTCTATGATTCTTATTTTAAG TCCAACCAAATTGCGTTTTGTCAATTAACATCTATCAAAAAGTTAGTTATCTGGTTCTTTTGTGAACTTTCCCTTAGTAAAGAGAATATGTTTTTAGCTTTTCAATCAAACTAG
- the LOC137818863 gene encoding protein-ribulosamine 3-kinase, chloroplastic isoform X4 has product MRVMSSSTCFTSLPPFFPSSLTKTTKPSPKFSMSMSEDPVREWILSEGKATKITKISPVGGGCINLASRYDTDAGSFFVKTNRSIGSSMFEAEALGLEAMYETGTICVPKPYKFGPLPNGGSFIIMEFIQFGASRGYQSELGKKLAEMHKAGKSSKGYGFDVDNTIGSTPQINTWSSDWIQFYGEHRLGYQLKLLLDRFGDRAIYEKGQRLVKSMGRLFANVVIEPCLLHGDLWSGNISSNRNGEPVILDPACYYGHSEAEFGMSWCAGFGGSFYDSYFKSNQIAFCQLTSIKKLVIWFFCELSLSKENMFLAFQSN; this is encoded by the exons ATGAGAGTCATGTCCTCTTCTACATGCTTCACTTCACTTCCTCCATTTTTTCCATCTTCTCTCACCAAAACCACTAAACCATCACCAA AGTTCAGCATGAGCATGAGTGAGGATCCGGTTCGTGAGTGGATTCTTTCAGAAGGGAAAGCTAcaaagataaccaaaattagcCCTGTTGGTGGTGGTTGTATCAATCTTGCTAGTCGCTATGATACCGATGCTGGTTCCTTCTTTGTTAAAACAAACAG GAGTATTGGATCATCCATGTTTGAAGCCGAGGCTCTCGGTTTAGAAGCTATGTATGAAACCGGGACTATCTGTGTACCTAAGCCCTATAAG TTTGGACCTCTACCTAATGGTGGTTCTTTCATCATCATGGAATTCATACAATTTGGTGCATCTAGAGGCTATCAG TCTGAACTAGGGAAGAAGCTTGCTGAAATGCATAAAGCTGGAAAGTCCAGTAAAGGCTATGGTTTCGACGTTGATAACACCATTGGCAG CACTCCACAAATAAACACCTGGTCATCAGATTGGATTCAATTTTATGGAGAGCATAGATTGGGTTACCAGTTGAAGTTATTATTGGACCGATTCGGTGACAGAGCCATTTACGAAAAAG GACAGAGACTAGTGAAAAGCATGGGACGCCTTTTTGCCAATGTGGTGATAGAACCATGCTTGCTACATGGAGACCTCTGGAGTGGAAACATTAGCTCTAACAGAAATGGAGAGCCTGTCATATTGGACCCAGCATGTTATT ATGGACACAGTGAAGCAGAATTCGGCATGTCTTGGTGTGCAGGCTTTGGAGGCTCATTCTATGATTCTTATTTTAAG TCCAACCAAATTGCGTTTTGTCAATTAACATCTATCAAAAAGTTAGTTATCTGGTTCTTTTGTGAACTTTCCCTTAGTAAAGAGAATATGTTTTTAGCTTTTCAATCAAACTAG
- the LOC137818863 gene encoding protein-ribulosamine 3-kinase, chloroplastic isoform X1 has protein sequence MRVMSSSTCFTSLPPFFPSSLTKTTKPSPIYSCLLEFSMSMSEDPVREWILSEGKATKITKISPVGGGCINLASRYDTDAGSFFVKTNRSIGSSMFEAEALGLEAMYETGTICVPKPYKFGPLPNGGSFIIMEFIQFGASRGYQSELGKKLAEMHKAGKSSKGYGFDVDNTIGSTPQINTWSSDWIQFYGEHRLGYQLKLLLDRFGDRAIYEKGQRLVKSMGRLFANVVIEPCLLHGDLWSGNISSNRNGEPVILDPACYYGHSEAEFGMSWCAGFGGSFYDSYFKVMPKQPGFEERRDLYMLYHYLNHYNLFGSGYRSSAMSIIDDYLAFLSA, from the exons ATGAGAGTCATGTCCTCTTCTACATGCTTCACTTCACTTCCTCCATTTTTTCCATCTTCTCTCACCAAAACCACTAAACCATCACCAA TTTATAGTTGTTTGTTAGAGTTCAGCATGAGCATGAGTGAGGATCCGGTTCGTGAGTGGATTCTTTCAGAAGGGAAAGCTAcaaagataaccaaaattagcCCTGTTGGTGGTGGTTGTATCAATCTTGCTAGTCGCTATGATACCGATGCTGGTTCCTTCTTTGTTAAAACAAACAG GAGTATTGGATCATCCATGTTTGAAGCCGAGGCTCTCGGTTTAGAAGCTATGTATGAAACCGGGACTATCTGTGTACCTAAGCCCTATAAG TTTGGACCTCTACCTAATGGTGGTTCTTTCATCATCATGGAATTCATACAATTTGGTGCATCTAGAGGCTATCAG TCTGAACTAGGGAAGAAGCTTGCTGAAATGCATAAAGCTGGAAAGTCCAGTAAAGGCTATGGTTTCGACGTTGATAACACCATTGGCAG CACTCCACAAATAAACACCTGGTCATCAGATTGGATTCAATTTTATGGAGAGCATAGATTGGGTTACCAGTTGAAGTTATTATTGGACCGATTCGGTGACAGAGCCATTTACGAAAAAG GACAGAGACTAGTGAAAAGCATGGGACGCCTTTTTGCCAATGTGGTGATAGAACCATGCTTGCTACATGGAGACCTCTGGAGTGGAAACATTAGCTCTAACAGAAATGGAGAGCCTGTCATATTGGACCCAGCATGTTATT ATGGACACAGTGAAGCAGAATTCGGCATGTCTTGGTGTGCAGGCTTTGGAGGCTCATTCTATGATTCTTATTTTAAG GTGATGCCTAAACAACCAGGCTTTGAGGAGAGGAGAGACCTTTATATGCTGTATCACTATTTAAATCATTATAATCTCTTTGGTTCTGGATATCGATCATCTGCCATGTCTATAATTGATGATTATCTTGCATTTTTAAGTGCTTAG
- the LOC137818863 gene encoding protein-ribulosamine 3-kinase, chloroplastic isoform X2, translating into MRVMSSSTCFTSLPPFFPSSLTKTTKPSPKFSMSMSEDPVREWILSEGKATKITKISPVGGGCINLASRYDTDAGSFFVKTNRSIGSSMFEAEALGLEAMYETGTICVPKPYKFGPLPNGGSFIIMEFIQFGASRGYQSELGKKLAEMHKAGKSSKGYGFDVDNTIGSTPQINTWSSDWIQFYGEHRLGYQLKLLLDRFGDRAIYEKGQRLVKSMGRLFANVVIEPCLLHGDLWSGNISSNRNGEPVILDPACYYGHSEAEFGMSWCAGFGGSFYDSYFKVMPKQPGFEERRDLYMLYHYLNHYNLFGSGYRSSAMSIIDDYLAFLSA; encoded by the exons ATGAGAGTCATGTCCTCTTCTACATGCTTCACTTCACTTCCTCCATTTTTTCCATCTTCTCTCACCAAAACCACTAAACCATCACCAA AGTTCAGCATGAGCATGAGTGAGGATCCGGTTCGTGAGTGGATTCTTTCAGAAGGGAAAGCTAcaaagataaccaaaattagcCCTGTTGGTGGTGGTTGTATCAATCTTGCTAGTCGCTATGATACCGATGCTGGTTCCTTCTTTGTTAAAACAAACAG GAGTATTGGATCATCCATGTTTGAAGCCGAGGCTCTCGGTTTAGAAGCTATGTATGAAACCGGGACTATCTGTGTACCTAAGCCCTATAAG TTTGGACCTCTACCTAATGGTGGTTCTTTCATCATCATGGAATTCATACAATTTGGTGCATCTAGAGGCTATCAG TCTGAACTAGGGAAGAAGCTTGCTGAAATGCATAAAGCTGGAAAGTCCAGTAAAGGCTATGGTTTCGACGTTGATAACACCATTGGCAG CACTCCACAAATAAACACCTGGTCATCAGATTGGATTCAATTTTATGGAGAGCATAGATTGGGTTACCAGTTGAAGTTATTATTGGACCGATTCGGTGACAGAGCCATTTACGAAAAAG GACAGAGACTAGTGAAAAGCATGGGACGCCTTTTTGCCAATGTGGTGATAGAACCATGCTTGCTACATGGAGACCTCTGGAGTGGAAACATTAGCTCTAACAGAAATGGAGAGCCTGTCATATTGGACCCAGCATGTTATT ATGGACACAGTGAAGCAGAATTCGGCATGTCTTGGTGTGCAGGCTTTGGAGGCTCATTCTATGATTCTTATTTTAAG GTGATGCCTAAACAACCAGGCTTTGAGGAGAGGAGAGACCTTTATATGCTGTATCACTATTTAAATCATTATAATCTCTTTGGTTCTGGATATCGATCATCTGCCATGTCTATAATTGATGATTATCTTGCATTTTTAAGTGCTTAG
- the LOC137818925 gene encoding uncharacterized protein isoform X2, which yields MEIGLLTQKIRELSTMPYFLMTANNNTPTELLGSKLYFQKPLKISDLSSLWKYVLWQIEDGRIVTGGVEGFGGIQSQEIIANNNRECQSFMNTGGQTPRSVIIEEHKHKIGGKQSESLMLGRKRLSRTHDSHMNFFGGELAGTSAPPNQRNQLRNVPGLAIQNIESHFQQYLEQANPIQQYNNVHSSDLNMGLQHLFQNYNDSRKRRQLHNRHIHICDCMHRHSLHNPLLDFLNSSDQTSTFGQNRFYLQQREPYGAARYTSGSGEFMNNVSGVQGTENAMDGKVFSEDTCIYCVDDLSVQSEMDFSTLLSKDMCQQFPPPLPIPLLPSDGKEHGISGAKTDEIFYPPNGTQKFSDEDLNICLSMYNP from the exons ATGGAAATAGGTTTGCTGACTCAGAAAATAAGAGAATTATCAACCATGCCATATTTCC TTATGACTGCTAATAATAACACTCCCACGGAGCTGTTAGGATCTAAACTGTATTTTCAAAAGCCACTTAAGATTTCTGATCTAAGCAGTCTCTGGAAGTATGTCTTGTGGCAGATAGAAGATGGAAGAATTGTAACTGGGGGTGTAGAGGGCTTTGGGGGGATTCAGTCACAGGAAATTATTGCAAACAACAATAGAGAATGTCAGTCATTCATGAACACAGGAGGACAGACTCCCCGGAGTGTAATAATTGAAgaacataaacataaaatagGTGGAAAACAAAGTGAATCATTAATGCTGGGTAGGAAGAGGCTTAGCCGGACTCATGATTCACATATGAATTTCTTCGGAGGTGAATTGGCTGGAACCAGTG CTCCACCAAATCAAAGAAACCAGCTTAGGAATGTACCAGGACTTGCAATACAGAACATTGAAAGCCATTTCCAG CAATATTTGGAACAAGCTAATCCAATTCAACAGTACAACAATGTACATTCATCTGATTTGAATATGGGATTGCAGCATCTGTTTCAGAATTACAATGATAGCAGGAAAAGGCGTCAATTGCACAACCGTCATATTCATATCTGTGATTGCATGCATCGGCATTCTCTACATAACCCTTTACTTGATTTTCTAAATTCAAGTGATCAGACATCAACTTTCGGTCAAAATCGATTCTATCTACAGCAGCGGGAACCATATGGTGCTGCACGCTACACATCTGGCTCTGGTGAATTTATGAACAATGTTAGTGGGGTCCAAGGGACTGAAAATGCTATGGATGGAAAAGTTTTCAGTGAGGACACATGTATCTATTGTGTGGATGATCTTTCAGTACAAAGTGAAATGGATTTTTCAACACTGTTATCCAAGGACATGTGCCAACAATTTCCACCACCACTTCCCATTCCTCTTTTACCATCAGATGGAAAAGAACATGGCATTTCTGGGGCCAAAACAGATGAAATTTTTTACCCTCCTAATGGAACTCAGAAGTTTAGTGATGAGGATTTAAATATCTGCTTATCAATGTATAATCCCTG A